A genomic region of Magnolia sinica isolate HGM2019 chromosome 6, MsV1, whole genome shotgun sequence contains the following coding sequences:
- the LOC131249382 gene encoding chlorophyllase-1-like → MSKVFEVGKLSVKVVEAPESSSPPKPLLISTPTEAGEYPVVVFFHGFCLTNSCYSAILQHVASHGYIAVAPQLYSLTDDLISNLFSANEEIESAFAVLNWLSQGLQSSLPNNVQANLLKLAIAGHSRGGRAAFYIALHNGQTSVKFSLLMGIDPVAGGSKENQLKPPILTYKPSSFDIGGIPVLVVGSGLGEQQKNFLFPACAPKDVNHKEFYNESQAPRFHMVATEYGHMDMLDDKIPTLVAKLASCACKNGKEKEPMRKFVGGIMVAFLEAYLKDERGDLKAIIADPSIAPVELNPVEYDEK, encoded by the exons atgagtaaGGTGTTTGAAGTAGGGAAGCTGAGTGTAAAGGTTGTGGAGGCTCCTGAAAGCTCATCACCTCCGAAGCCTCTGTTAATCAGCACACCAACAGAAGCAGGAGAATATCCAGTGGTGGTTTTCTTCCATGGCTTTTGTCTCACCAACAGCTGCTACTCTGCCATCCTTCAACACGTTGCTTCTCATGGATACATTGCAGTTGCTCCTCAG TTGTATTCCCTCACTGATGATTTGATCAGCAACCTCTTCTCTGCGAATGAAGAGATCGAATCAGCTTTTGCAGTCCTCAACTGGTTATCTCAAGGTCTGCAATCTTCCCTCCCAAACAATGTCCAAGCAAACCTACTCAAGCTCGCTATCGCCGGCCATAGCCGAGGTGGCCGTGCCGCCTTCTACATTGCACTCCACAACGGCCAGACCTCAGTCAAATTCTCCCTCCTGATGGGCATCGACCCCGTCGCTGGAGGCAGCAAAGAGAACCAACTCAAGCCTCCAATCCTCACTTACAAGCCATCCTCTTTCGACATTGGCGGAATACCAGTCTTGGTGGTCGGGTCGGGCTTGGGAGAGCAACAGAAGAACTTCCTCTTCCCCGCCTGCGCTCCCAAAGATGTGAATCACAAGGAATTCTACAACGAAAGCCAGGCACCGCGTTTTCATATGGTCGCGACGGAGTACGGTCACATGGACATGTTGGATGATAAAATACCAACATTGGTGGCGAAGCTTGCTTCTTGTGCGTGTAAGAATGGTAAAGAGAAAGAACCTATGAGGAAATTTGTAGGTGGGATTATGGTAGCATTTCTCGAGGCTTACTtgaaggatgagagaggagatcTCAAAGCTATTATAGCTGACCCTTCTATTGCACCAGTCGAGCTTAATCCAGTGGAGTATGATGAAAAATAG
- the LOC131249813 gene encoding probable disease resistance protein At1g61300 has product MDFLSPVGELFLFIWGPVSRQISYLKRLNHNMEKLTSETQELKCKRDEIQAEFQAAISVGKNPVRQVDNWLIEVSNIETQVDSMLLQFSRRRSSCLNCCSADHLSRFKLGKKVVKRLKDVQNLKGKGVFDTVAVSPPRPRVLEMQTSLPRGQQSTSEQTLEEIWQCLHDEESRIICVFGMGGIGKTTLMKSINNRLIGTHDFDVVIWVTVSKDLNLGLIQAKIGNKLGMIFCENEEKRDRLFTRLKNVRYMLILDDLWQSFSLDQVGIPKPDEENRCKIAITTRSVAVSNAMEADRKIRVKTLTSEEAWNLFCEKSGNVVLSPEIRPVAEKVVEECGGLPLAIKTVGRAMHGKDKTEVWQNALRGLKGSAPEVPGMERDVFLPLKLSYDCLEDDKIKLCFLYCSIFPVDYEIKIDEIVTYWAMEEGLLDNVNNLEEASNKGHDILERIKDACLLEEGHRGDKYVRMHDLLRDLAIWITSPSSSSLSSSSSNQGSKFLVKAGEGLVQPPEEKMWEGIERISLMRNEIKEFQIKPNCPTLISLFLQGNGQLHTIHTSFFELMPKLQVLDLSDTRIESLPASFSLLGNLRVLILRSCMHLVEAPPLELPKLEVLDLSNTHIGSLPVSLSLLVNLGVLILRFCKYLLEVPPLEQLTKLQLLDLSHSNIRSLPQGIANLVKLKQLNLSHMNILAEIPHNIISKLSCLEELNMLGLKHANGAILRKVATFTSLTSLSIDVPDFHGIRANDAHHSRWPVLRELNVHVGSKNFWFADYDKQMNICGCDYFPHGIEELVKQAEFLRFDGCTGITCLSRLVGGSKSLKWLKVILFSGLECIVDWRDLRDDALQCLEQLLLHTLPNLEKVFNGGMPPQHTHLQQLSQIVVVGCPKLRCLFSSYIIEHLHQLEELQVRDCDGMEEIIEGDMLPENSLPRLRLLLLDNLQKLSSICIPHSFFTSLKVIRVVSCPKLKKLPLLCSSIQEIQGQIIGERDQWWDGLEWEDENSKSLYTRIYVEPQPDQRKNFLFPLIMEQGNMGTPSSST; this is encoded by the coding sequence ATGGATTTCTTGAGTCCGGTTGGTGAGctatttctcttcatctggggTCCTGTTTCTCGACAAATCAGTTATCTCAAACGCCTTAATCACAACATGGAGAAATTGACGAGCGAAACCCAAGAACTTAAGTGCAAGCGTGATGAAATTCAAGCCGAATTCCAGGCTGCTATATCAGTTGGAAAAAATCCCGTACGCCAGGTGGACAATTGGCTCATTGAAGTCAGCAATATCGAAACTCAAGTTGATTCGATGCTATTGCAGTTTAGCCGAAGGAGAAGCAGCTGCTTGAATTGCTGTTCCGCCGATCACTTGTCTCGCTTCAAATTGGGTAAAAAGGTCGTTAAAAGGCTCAAAGATGTCCAAAACCTCAAAGGGAAAGGAGTCTTTGATACCGTTGCTGTCAGCCCTCCGCGGCCTCGGGTTTTAGAGATGCAAACATCATTACCACGTGGACAACAAAGCACGTCTGAGCAAACATTGGAAGAGATATGGCAATGCTTACATGATGAGGAAAGCAGGATCATATGTGTGTTTGGGATGGGTGGAATCGGGAAAACCACTCTCATGAAATCCATAAACAATAGGCTCATTGGGACCCATGATTTCGATGTTGTGATTTGGGTGACTGTGTCTAAAGACCTTAATTTGGGATTAATCCAAGCGAAGATTGGGAATAAGTTGGGAATGATATTCTGTGAGAATGAGGAGAAGAGGGATAGGTTATTTACTCGTCTGAAGAATGTGAGGTATATGCTCATCTTAGATGATCTTTGGCAATCATTTAGCTTGGATCAAGTCGGAATTCCAAAGCCGGACGAAGAAAATAGATGCAAGATTGCGATAACCACTCGATCAGTTGCAGTGAGTAATGCAATGGAGGCTGATAGAAAAATTAGAGTGAAGACTCTTACAAGTGAGGAAGCGTGGAATTTGTTTTGTGAAAAATCTGGGAATGTGGTTCTATCACCCGAGATTCGACCAGTAGCAGAGAAGGTTGTGGAGGAGTGTGGCGGATTACCACTTGCAATCAAGACAGTGGGACGGGCTATGCATGGTAAGGATAAGACAGAGGTGTGGCAGAATGCATTGAGGGGTTTGAAAGGATCAGCGCCAGAGGTTCCAGGTATGGAAAGAGATGTGTTTCTTCCTTTGAAACTTAGTTATGATTGCCTAGAAGATGATAAGATCAAACTGTGTTTCTTGTATTGTTCGATATTTCCAGTAGATTATGAAATAAAGATAGATGAAATCGTAACATACTGGGCCATGGAAGAAGGATTGCTGGATAATGTAAATAACTTGGAGGAAGCATCAAACAAGGGGCATGATATCCTTGAAAGAATCAAGGACGCGTGCCTCTTGGAGGAAGGGCATCGAGGTGACAAATATGTTAGGATGCATGATTTGCTCCGTGACTTAGCCATTTGGATCACatcaccatcgtcatcatcattatcttcatcatcatcgAACCAAGGCTCAAAATTCCTAGTAAAAGCTGGAGAGGGACTAGTTCAGCCACCAGAAGAAAAAATGTGGGAAGGGATCGAAAGGATTTCATTGATGCGCAATGAAATAAAAGAATTCCAGATTAAGCCCAATTGCCCTACCTTGATCTCCTTATTCCTCCAAGGCAATGGACAATTGCATACCATTCATACTAGCTTCTTTGAACTCATGCCAAAGCTTCAGGTTCTTGATCTAAGTGATACTCGCATCGAATCACTTCCGGCTTCGTTTTCATTATTGGGGAATCTACGTGTGCTCATTTTAAGATCTTGCATGCATTTAGTCGAGGCACCACCACTGGAACTGCCAAAGCTTGAGGTTCTTGATCTAAGTAACACTCACATTGGTTCACTTCCAGTGTCATTATCATTACTTGTGAATTTAGGTGTACTCATTTTAAGATTCTGCAAATATTTACTAGAAGTGCCGCCACTGGAACAGCTAACGAAACTCCAACTTCTCGATCTGTCGCATTCCAACATCAGAAGCTTGCCTCAAGGAATTGCAAACTTGGTTAAACTAAAGCAATTGAATCTGTCACATATGAATATTCTTGCTGAAATTCCCCACAATATCATATCCAAGCTATCTTGTCTGGAAGAACTAAACATGTTGGGGCTGAAACATGCAAATGGAGCTATTCTGCGGAAGGTAGCAACCTTTACAAGCCTTACTTCCTTAAGTATTGACGTACCTGATTTTCATGGCATCCGGGCAAATGATGCACACCATTCAAGGTGGCCGGTCTTAAGAGAATTGAATGTTCACGTTGGTTCGAAGAACTTTTGGTTTGCAGATTATGATAAGCAGATGAACATCTGTGGTTGTGACTATTTCCCCCATGGGATTGAGGAGTTGGTAAAACAAGCTGAGTTCCTACGTTTCGACGGATGCACAGGTATAACATGTCTTTCTCGATTAGTAGGTGGTTCGAAGAGCTTAAAATGGCTTAAAGTCATTTTATTCAGTGGACTGGAATGCATTGTAGactggagagatttgagagatgaTGCTTTGCAATGTTTGGAGCAGTTGCTTCTCCATACTTTACCAAACTTGGAGAAGGTATTCAATGGTGGAATGCCACCACAACATACACACCTTCAGCAACTAAGCCAAATAGTGGTTGTAGGTTGCCCCAAGTTAAGGTGCCTCTTCTCCTCTTATATAATAGAACATCTGCATCAGTTGGAGGAACTTCAAGTAAGAGATTGTGATGGAATGGAGGAGATTATAGAAGGTGATATGCTGCCAGAGAATTCGCTCCCGAGATTACGCTTACTATTGCTGGACAATTTGCAGAAATTATCAAGCATTTGTATCCCACATTCTTTCTTCACATCTTTGAAAGTGATCCGTGTAGTTTCATGTCCTAAGCTAAAGAAGCTCCCACTCTTGTGCTCTAGCATACAAGAAATACAAGGACAAATCATAGGTGAAAGAGATCAATGGTGGGATGGATTGGAATGGGAAGATGAAAACTCCAAGTCCCTCTACACTAGAATTTATGTGGAGCCTCAGCCCGACCAACGTAAGAACTTCCTTTTCCCCCTCATCATGGAACAAGGGAACATGGGAACACCATCTTCATCTACATGA